Proteins from a genomic interval of Oxyura jamaicensis isolate SHBP4307 breed ruddy duck chromosome 10, BPBGC_Ojam_1.0, whole genome shotgun sequence:
- the LOC118172038 gene encoding tropomodulin-3, producing the protein MTLPFRKDLDKYKDLDEDEILGKLSEEELKQLETVLDDLDPENALLPAGFRQKDQTAKKASGPFDRERLLAYLEKQALEHKDREDYVPFTKEKKGKIFIPKQKPVQSYAEEKIALDPELEEALTSATDTELCDLAAILGMSNLITNNQFCDVVGSSNGVDKDSFSNIVKGEKMLPVFDEPPNPTNVEETLQRIKDNDSRLVEVNLNNIKNIPIPTLKEFAKALETNTHVKNFSLAATRSNDPVAVALADMLRVNTKLKSLNIESNFITGVGILALVDALKDNETLTEIKIDNQRQQLGTLAEVEIAKMLEENTKILKFGYHFTQQGPRARAAAAITKNNDLVRKRRVEGDSQ; encoded by the exons ATGACACTCCCATTTCGAAAGGACTTGGACAAATACAAAGATCTTGATGAGGATGAAATTCTTGGCAAATTGTCAGAAGAAGAACTGAAACAACTGGAAACAGTTTTGGATGATCTTGACCCAGAG aatgCACTTCTGCCTGCGGGCTTCCGACAGAAAGACCAGACTGCTAAAAAGGCTTCAGGTCCTTTCGACAGAGAACGACTCCTTGCCTATTTGGAGAAGCAGGCTCTTGAGCACAAAGACAGGGAAGACTATGTGccttttacaaaagaaaagaaag ggaaaatatttatccCCAAGCAAAAGCCTGTGCAGTcgtatgcagaagaaaaaattgctcTTGATCCAGAACTGGAGGAAGCCTTGACTAGTGCCACAGACACAGAACTATGTGACCTTGCAG CTATACTGGGAATGTCCAACTTGATAACAAACAATCAGTTCTGTGATGTAGTAGGAAGCAGTAATGGGGTAGACAAAGACAGCTTCTCAA atatagtaaaaggtgaaaaaatgttACCTGTTTTTGATGAACCGCCAAATCCCACAAATGTAGAGGAAACTTTGCAGAGGATTAAAGATAACGATTCCCGTCTTGTTGAAGTTAATCTAAATAATATTAAG aaCATACCAATTCCAACGCTGAAAGAATTTGCAAAAGCCCTAGAAACCAACACGCATGTAAAGAATTTTAGCCTTGCGGCCACCCGAAGTAATGATCCTGTTGCTGTT GCTCTTGCAGATATGCTGAGagtaaacacaaaattaaaaagtttaaacATAGAATCAAACTTCATCACCGGAGTTGGAATTTTGGCACTGGTTGATGCACTGAAAGACAATGAAACATTGACAGAGATCAAAATTGATAATCAG AGGCAGCAGTTGGGCACGCTTGCAGAAGTAGAAATTGCCAAAATGCTTGAAGAAAACACCAAGATCCTTAAATTTGGATACCATTTCACACAACAGGGACCTCGAGCCAGGGCAGCTGCGgctataacaaaaaataatgatttgg tTCGCAAGAGAAGGGTTGAAGGAGACAGCCAGTAG
- the LEO1 gene encoding RNA polymerase-associated protein LEO1 isoform X2, protein MADMEELFGSDADSEAEQKDSDSGSESDSDQENAGSGSNASGSDSDQDDDREAIKPSNKELFGDDSEDEGASHHTGSDNHSERSYNRSEASGHSEHDDNDQSDVDQHSASEAAHDDEEDDRGHGSDEGSHHSEGDGSEKAHSEDEKWGKEDKSDQSDDEERQQNSDDEERQQNSDDEEKVQNSDEDERPQMSDDEERAQNSDEEKMQNSDEEERPQASDEEKMQNSDDDERAQHSDEEKMQNSDDDERAQHSDEEEQERKSESARGSDSEDEVLRMKRKKPIASDSEVDSDTEGQKEHADVMDLFGGADDISSGSDGEDKPPTPGQPIDENGLSQEQQEEEPIPETRIEVEIPKVNTDLGNDLYFVKLPNFLSVEPRPFDPQYYEDEFEDEEMLDEEGRTRLKLKVENTIRWRMRRDEEGNEIRESNARIVKWSDGSMSLHLGNEVFDVYKAPLQGDHNHLFIRQGTGLQGQAVFKTKLTFRPHSTDSATHRKMTLSLADRCSKTQKIRILPMAGRDPESQRTEMIKKEEERLRASIRRESQQRRMREKQHQRGLSANYLEPDRYEEEDEGDDAISLAAIKNRYKGGIREERARIYSSDSDEGSDEDKTQRLLKAKKLTSDEVNLLEREKQRMMTKQVRSIRNM, encoded by the exons ATGGCCGACATGGAGGAGCTCTTCGGCAGCGACGCCGACTCGGAGGCCGAGCAGAAAG ATTCTGACTCTGGATCTGAATCTGATTCCGACCAGGAGAACGCTGGCTCTGGTAGTAACGCTTCTGGAAGCGACAGTGACCAGGACGATGACAGGGAGGCAATAAAACCTAGTAATAAAGAACTGTTTGGAGATGACAGTGAGGATGAAGGAGCATCCCATCATACAGGCAGCGACAACCACTCTGAAAGATCGTACAACCGCTCTGAAGCCTCAGGACATTCTGAGCATGATGATAATGATCAGTCAGACGTGGATCAGCACAGCGCTTCAGAAGCTGCTCACGATGATGAGGAGGATGATCGAGGGCACGGATCAGATGAAGGCAGTCATCATTCGGAGGGAGATGGTTCTGAAAAGGCACATTCAGAGGATGAGAAGTGGGGCAAGGAGGACAAGAGTGATCAGTCAGACGAtgaggagaggcagcagaacTCTGATGAtgaggagaggcagcagaacTCTGACGATGAGGAGAAAGTGCAGAACTCTGATGAAGATGAAAGGCCGCAAATGTCTGACGATGAGGAGAGAGCCCAGAACTCTGACGAGGAGAAGATGCAGAACTCCGATGAGGAGGAGAGGCCACAGGCCTCAGATGAGGAGAAGATGCAGAACTCTGATGACGATGAAAGGGCCCAGCACTCTGACGAGGAGAAGATGCAGAACTCTGATGATGACGAAAGGGCCCAGCACTCTGATGAGGAGGAACAAGAGCGTAAATCTG AGTCTGCAAGAGGTAGCGATAGCGAGGATGAAGTTTTGCGAATGAAGCGAAAGAAACCAATTGCATCAGACTCAGAGGTGGATAGTGATACAGAAGGACAGAAAG aacATGCAGATGTCATGGACCTGTTTGGAGGTGCAGATGACATTTCCTCAGGGAGTGATGGAGAAGACAAGCCACCAACTCCAGGACAGCCCATT GATGAGAATGGACTGAGTCaagaacagcaggaagaagagccTATTCCAGAGACAAGAATAGAGGTTGAAATACCAAAAGTAAACACAGACTTGGGTAATGATTTGTATTTTGTGAAGCTGCCCAACTTCCTTAGTGTGGAGCCCAG ACCCTTCGATCCCCAGTATTATGAGGATGAATTTGAAGATGAGGAGATGCTTGATGAAGAAGGTAGAACTAGGTTAAAACTCAAG GTAGAAAACACAATACGGTGGCGGATGCGTCGAGATGAGGAAGGGAATGAGATTAGAGAAAGTAATGCCCGGATAGTCAAGTGGTCGGATGGAAG CATGTCTCTCCACTTGGGAAATGAGGTCTTTGACGTGTACAAGGCACCACTGCAGGGAGATCACAACCATTTGTTTATCAGACAAGGGACTGGTCTACAAGGACAGGCTGTTTTCAAGACAAAGTTAACCTTCAG GCCACACTCTACGGACAGTGCCACTCACAGGAAGATGACTTTGTCTCTGGCAGATAGATGTTCAAAGACCCAGAAAATTCGTATTTTGCCAATGGCAGGTCGTGATCCAGAGTCTCAGCGGACAGAAATGATTAAG aaagaagaggagagaTTAAGAGCTTCCATTCGTAGAGAATCTCAGCAGCGAAGAATGCGAGAGAAGCAGCACCAGCGTGGTCTGAGTGCAAATTATTTAGAACCTGATCGCTATGAAGAAGAGGATGAGGGAGATGATGCAATCAGTCTAGCTGCTATCAAAAACAGATACAAAGGTGGCATCAGAG aggAACGTGCTAGAATCTATTCTTCTGACAGTGATGAGGGCTCAGATGAAGATAAAACACAAAGACTACTCAAGGCAAAGAAACTAACTAGTGATGAG GTGAACcttctggaaagagaaaagcagaggatgATGACAAAGCAAGTAAGAAGCATAAGAAATATGTGA
- the LEO1 gene encoding RNA polymerase-associated protein LEO1 isoform X1, which yields MADMEELFGSDADSEAEQKDSDSGSESDSDQENAGSGSNASGSDSDQDDDREAIKPSNKELFGDDSEDEGASHHTGSDNHSERSYNRSEASGHSEHDDNDQSDVDQHSASEAAHDDEEDDRGHGSDEGSHHSEGDGSEKAHSEDEKWGKEDKSDQSDDEERQQNSDDEERQQNSDDEEKVQNSDEDERPQMSDDEERAQNSDEEKMQNSDEEERPQASDEEKMQNSDDDERAQHSDEEKMQNSDDDERAQHSDEEEQERKSESARGSDSEDEVLRMKRKKPIASDSEVDSDTEGQKEHADVMDLFGGADDISSGSDGEDKPPTPGQPIDENGLSQEQQEEEPIPETRIEVEIPKVNTDLGNDLYFVKLPNFLSVEPRPFDPQYYEDEFEDEEMLDEEGRTRLKLKVENTIRWRMRRDEEGNEIRESNARIVKWSDGSMSLHLGNEVFDVYKAPLQGDHNHLFIRQGTGLQGQAVFKTKLTFRPHSTDSATHRKMTLSLADRCSKTQKIRILPMAGRDPESQRTEMIKKEEERLRASIRRESQQRRMREKQHQRGLSANYLEPDRYEEEDEGDDAISLAAIKNRYKGGIREERARIYSSDSDEGSDEDKTQRLLKAKKLTSDEEGEPSGKRKAEDDDKASKKHKKYVISDEEEDDDD from the exons ATGGCCGACATGGAGGAGCTCTTCGGCAGCGACGCCGACTCGGAGGCCGAGCAGAAAG ATTCTGACTCTGGATCTGAATCTGATTCCGACCAGGAGAACGCTGGCTCTGGTAGTAACGCTTCTGGAAGCGACAGTGACCAGGACGATGACAGGGAGGCAATAAAACCTAGTAATAAAGAACTGTTTGGAGATGACAGTGAGGATGAAGGAGCATCCCATCATACAGGCAGCGACAACCACTCTGAAAGATCGTACAACCGCTCTGAAGCCTCAGGACATTCTGAGCATGATGATAATGATCAGTCAGACGTGGATCAGCACAGCGCTTCAGAAGCTGCTCACGATGATGAGGAGGATGATCGAGGGCACGGATCAGATGAAGGCAGTCATCATTCGGAGGGAGATGGTTCTGAAAAGGCACATTCAGAGGATGAGAAGTGGGGCAAGGAGGACAAGAGTGATCAGTCAGACGAtgaggagaggcagcagaacTCTGATGAtgaggagaggcagcagaacTCTGACGATGAGGAGAAAGTGCAGAACTCTGATGAAGATGAAAGGCCGCAAATGTCTGACGATGAGGAGAGAGCCCAGAACTCTGACGAGGAGAAGATGCAGAACTCCGATGAGGAGGAGAGGCCACAGGCCTCAGATGAGGAGAAGATGCAGAACTCTGATGACGATGAAAGGGCCCAGCACTCTGACGAGGAGAAGATGCAGAACTCTGATGATGACGAAAGGGCCCAGCACTCTGATGAGGAGGAACAAGAGCGTAAATCTG AGTCTGCAAGAGGTAGCGATAGCGAGGATGAAGTTTTGCGAATGAAGCGAAAGAAACCAATTGCATCAGACTCAGAGGTGGATAGTGATACAGAAGGACAGAAAG aacATGCAGATGTCATGGACCTGTTTGGAGGTGCAGATGACATTTCCTCAGGGAGTGATGGAGAAGACAAGCCACCAACTCCAGGACAGCCCATT GATGAGAATGGACTGAGTCaagaacagcaggaagaagagccTATTCCAGAGACAAGAATAGAGGTTGAAATACCAAAAGTAAACACAGACTTGGGTAATGATTTGTATTTTGTGAAGCTGCCCAACTTCCTTAGTGTGGAGCCCAG ACCCTTCGATCCCCAGTATTATGAGGATGAATTTGAAGATGAGGAGATGCTTGATGAAGAAGGTAGAACTAGGTTAAAACTCAAG GTAGAAAACACAATACGGTGGCGGATGCGTCGAGATGAGGAAGGGAATGAGATTAGAGAAAGTAATGCCCGGATAGTCAAGTGGTCGGATGGAAG CATGTCTCTCCACTTGGGAAATGAGGTCTTTGACGTGTACAAGGCACCACTGCAGGGAGATCACAACCATTTGTTTATCAGACAAGGGACTGGTCTACAAGGACAGGCTGTTTTCAAGACAAAGTTAACCTTCAG GCCACACTCTACGGACAGTGCCACTCACAGGAAGATGACTTTGTCTCTGGCAGATAGATGTTCAAAGACCCAGAAAATTCGTATTTTGCCAATGGCAGGTCGTGATCCAGAGTCTCAGCGGACAGAAATGATTAAG aaagaagaggagagaTTAAGAGCTTCCATTCGTAGAGAATCTCAGCAGCGAAGAATGCGAGAGAAGCAGCACCAGCGTGGTCTGAGTGCAAATTATTTAGAACCTGATCGCTATGAAGAAGAGGATGAGGGAGATGATGCAATCAGTCTAGCTGCTATCAAAAACAGATACAAAGGTGGCATCAGAG aggAACGTGCTAGAATCTATTCTTCTGACAGTGATGAGGGCTCAGATGAAGATAAAACACAAAGACTACTCAAGGCAAAGAAACTAACTAGTGATGAG GAAGGTGAACcttctggaaagagaaaagcagaggatgATGACAAAGCAAGTAAGAAGCATAAGAAATATGTGATCAGTGATGAAGAAGAAGATGATGACGATTAA